Proteins from a genomic interval of Clostridium sp. 'deep sea':
- a CDS encoding ferritin, which yields MLSKKLAQAINDQMNFELYSGHVYVAMSAWCAANDLPGFANWFVVQEQEERFHGMKFFGFLTEMDERPILTGMPDPKNEYESLTEVFEAALDHEKEVTSRIYNLMDIAHDEREYRTISLLNWFIDEQREEEDTVSGLLAVIRRIESKGSEIYQLDKEAATRVFTPPTTA from the coding sequence ATGTTATCTAAAAAACTAGCCCAAGCTATTAATGATCAAATGAATTTTGAGCTTTATTCTGGGCACGTATATGTTGCTATGTCTGCTTGGTGTGCTGCAAATGATTTGCCAGGTTTCGCTAATTGGTTTGTAGTACAAGAACAAGAAGAGCGATTTCATGGTATGAAATTCTTTGGATTTTTAACAGAGATGGACGAGCGTCCAATTTTAACTGGTATGCCTGATCCCAAGAACGAATATGAGAGTTTAACAGAGGTATTTGAAGCGGCACTTGATCATGAAAAAGAAGTTACCTCAAGAATATATAATTTAATGGATATAGCTCATGACGAACGAGAGTACCGAACAATCAGTTTACTAAATTGGTTTATTGATGAACAACGCGAAGAAGAAGACACTGTTTCTGGCTTATTGGCAGTGATTCGTAGAATAGAGAGTAAGGGTTCTGAAATTTATCAGCTAGATAAAGAGGCAGCTACTAGAGTCTTTACACCCCCAACAACAGCTTAA